From Ramlibacter tataouinensis, the proteins below share one genomic window:
- a CDS encoding discoidin domain-containing protein yields MADMTPNGEPLDDLSDISGWGAIVSGRARLELAADAGPPGHPALRLDYDFHGGGGFVVARKLVARRMPPAWALSLRVRGAAPANKLEIKLADASGHNVWWWHRDAYTFPSEWQALRIRSSEVTFAWGPAGGGTLRELGVLEIAIVAGPGGRGTVSICDIRLEDLAPAGPPRVAASSAAPGHAPEQALDPSPHTSWCGAPGDFPAWLALDFGREHEYGGLVIDWAGDGAPLSFEVQSGDDGAAWTALATATQAEGERSYVYLPGGGRSRHLRLLVHGVAAAAPPEIRRLELRPFDFSRSLSEFFHAVAASEPRGHHPRWLHREQSYWTPTGAPSGTTAAIMNEEGMLEPERGSFSLEPFLYADGTLITWADAQIGVSLEQGELPIPSSTWRHGDLTLTITAYAAIESGRPQAVARYRVENGGPAARRVRLFVALRPFQVSPPWQSYRGIGGIAEIRSLAWQGGVALVNGSTRVVPRTPASGFGAAAFEQGGVMRHLVRGVPPPHTEIVDALGCASGALHWDLDVPPTASRDAEIAVPFLERPALGPVTASGLREDEPSSLDEAVGHWSRKLDRVRLQIGGDGSECIRSLRSATAHILANRDGPALQPGPRRYTRCWIRDGATMSAALLRMGCATEVRDFLAWYATHQASDGNVPCVVDRDGPDWLPEHDSHGQFVFTLAEYFRFTGDRDFTAALWPAAQRAIGYLESLLAQRRTPEFRTPQRQACFGILPESVSHEGYLAQPVHAYWDDFWALRGIGDGADLARALGTEGEAARLRALQGEFGGCLYESIAATMASHALNYIPGSVEWADMDPSATATAIATTDAPERLAPGPLARTFDDYLHHFRKRRRREIEWNNYSAYEIRVLGALVRLGRRADAHELLEFFLADRRPPAWNQWPEISWRDPRSPGHLGDVPHAWIGAEYVLAVLGMFAYERSSDAALVIAAGLSDAWLDADGVAIEGLPTWWGPLSYTLQRDGPDTLRLDAQPGLACPPGGIVMRPPLPRPLVRVEVDGRPLDAFDQDGVTLPELPARVVFRC; encoded by the coding sequence ATGGCTGACATGACGCCGAACGGTGAGCCGCTGGACGACTTGAGCGACATCTCCGGCTGGGGCGCGATCGTGTCCGGCCGGGCGCGTCTCGAGCTCGCGGCCGATGCCGGCCCGCCCGGCCACCCCGCGCTGCGACTGGACTACGACTTTCATGGCGGCGGCGGCTTCGTGGTGGCGCGCAAGCTCGTGGCGCGCCGGATGCCCCCGGCATGGGCCCTGTCGCTGCGCGTGCGCGGCGCCGCGCCGGCGAACAAGCTCGAGATCAAGCTGGCGGACGCGAGCGGCCACAACGTCTGGTGGTGGCATCGTGACGCCTACACGTTCCCTTCCGAGTGGCAGGCGCTGCGCATCCGCAGCAGCGAGGTGACCTTCGCCTGGGGGCCGGCCGGCGGCGGTACCTTGCGCGAGCTGGGCGTGCTGGAGATCGCGATCGTCGCGGGACCGGGCGGCCGCGGGACCGTGTCGATCTGCGACATCCGCCTGGAGGACCTGGCACCGGCCGGCCCGCCGCGGGTCGCTGCCTCGAGCGCGGCACCCGGCCACGCGCCGGAGCAGGCACTGGACCCATCGCCGCACACCAGCTGGTGTGGCGCGCCCGGCGACTTTCCCGCCTGGCTCGCGCTCGACTTCGGCCGGGAGCACGAGTACGGCGGCCTGGTGATCGACTGGGCAGGGGACGGGGCCCCACTATCCTTCGAGGTCCAGAGCGGCGACGACGGCGCCGCGTGGACGGCACTGGCCACCGCAACGCAGGCCGAAGGCGAGCGCAGCTACGTCTACCTGCCGGGCGGCGGACGCTCGCGGCACCTCCGGCTGCTGGTCCACGGGGTGGCCGCCGCCGCGCCGCCCGAGATCCGCCGACTCGAGTTGCGGCCCTTCGACTTCTCGCGCTCGCTCTCCGAGTTCTTCCACGCTGTCGCCGCGAGTGAGCCCCGCGGACACCATCCGCGCTGGCTGCATCGCGAGCAGTCGTACTGGACACCCACGGGCGCCCCGAGCGGGACGACGGCGGCGATCATGAACGAAGAAGGCATGCTGGAGCCCGAGCGCGGCAGCTTCTCGCTGGAGCCCTTCCTTTACGCGGACGGTACGCTGATCACCTGGGCCGACGCGCAGATCGGCGTCTCGCTTGAGCAGGGCGAGTTACCGATCCCGTCCTCCACGTGGCGCCACGGCGACCTGACCTTGACCATCACGGCGTACGCGGCCATCGAGTCGGGGCGGCCGCAGGCGGTGGCGAGGTACCGGGTTGAAAACGGCGGCCCCGCCGCACGGCGAGTTCGTCTCTTCGTGGCGCTGCGTCCCTTCCAGGTGTCCCCGCCCTGGCAGTCGTACCGTGGCATCGGAGGCATCGCGGAGATCCGGTCGCTCGCCTGGCAGGGCGGCGTGGCGCTGGTCAACGGCTCCACGCGAGTCGTGCCGCGTACGCCGGCCAGCGGCTTCGGCGCCGCGGCGTTCGAGCAGGGTGGCGTGATGCGCCACCTGGTGCGGGGTGTTCCGCCGCCCCACACAGAGATCGTCGACGCGCTGGGCTGCGCGTCCGGCGCGCTGCACTGGGATCTCGACGTGCCGCCGACGGCGAGCCGTGACGCAGAAATCGCAGTGCCCTTCCTCGAGCGACCGGCGCTCGGCCCAGTGACCGCTTCGGGATTGCGCGAGGACGAGCCATCGAGCCTCGACGAAGCCGTGGGCCATTGGTCGCGCAAGCTCGACCGCGTGCGCTTGCAGATCGGAGGAGACGGGTCGGAATGCATTCGGTCGTTGCGTTCCGCCACCGCGCACATCCTGGCGAACCGCGACGGCCCGGCTCTCCAGCCCGGGCCGCGGCGCTACACGCGGTGCTGGATCCGCGATGGCGCGACAATGTCCGCCGCGCTGCTGCGCATGGGCTGCGCCACCGAGGTGCGCGACTTTCTCGCTTGGTACGCGACCCACCAGGCCAGCGACGGCAACGTGCCCTGCGTCGTCGATCGCGACGGCCCGGACTGGTTGCCGGAGCACGACAGCCACGGGCAGTTCGTGTTTACGCTCGCCGAGTACTTCCGCTTCACGGGCGACCGCGACTTCACCGCGGCGCTCTGGCCGGCGGCGCAGCGCGCGATCGGCTACCTCGAGTCGCTCCTCGCGCAGCGCCGCACGCCGGAATTTCGCACACCGCAGCGACAGGCCTGCTTCGGCATCCTGCCCGAGTCGGTCAGTCACGAGGGCTATCTCGCACAACCGGTGCACGCATACTGGGACGACTTCTGGGCGCTGCGCGGGATCGGCGACGGCGCCGATCTGGCGAGAGCGCTCGGCACCGAGGGCGAGGCGGCGCGTCTTCGCGCCCTGCAGGGCGAGTTCGGCGGGTGCCTGTACGAATCGATCGCGGCGACCATGGCCTCGCACGCACTGAACTACATCCCCGGCTCCGTCGAGTGGGCGGATATGGACCCGTCGGCCACCGCCACGGCCATCGCGACCACCGATGCACCCGAACGCCTTGCGCCCGGCCCGCTCGCACGGACTTTCGACGACTACCTGCATCACTTCCGCAAGCGCCGTCGCAGGGAGATCGAGTGGAACAACTATTCGGCGTACGAGATTCGCGTTCTCGGCGCACTGGTGCGGCTCGGCCGCCGAGCGGACGCGCACGAGCTGCTGGAGTTCTTCCTCGCCGATCGCAGGCCGCCAGCCTGGAATCAGTGGCCCGAGATCTCGTGGCGCGACCCTCGCAGCCCGGGCCATCTGGGCGACGTGCCGCACGCATGGATCGGGGCGGAGTACGTGCTGGCGGTACTCGGGATGTTCGCCTACGAGCGTTCCAGCGACGCGGCACTGGTCATCGCGGCCGGCCTTTCCGACGCATGGCTTGACGCTGACGGTGTCGCGATCGAGGGCTTGCCAACGTGGTGGGGACCGCTGAGCTACACGCTGCAGCGCGACGGACCGGACACGCTGCGGCTCGACGCGCAGCCGGGGCTCGCGTGCCCGCCCGGTGGCATCGTCATGCGCCCGCCGCTGCCTAGACCGCTGGTGCGCGTGGAGGTCGATGGCAGGCCTCTCGACGCATTCGATCAGGACGGCGTCACCTTGCCAGAGTTGCCAGCACGCGTTGTGTTCCGTTGCTAG
- a CDS encoding GH36-type glycosyl hydrolase domain-containing protein, with the protein MSETGPLRLASPSGLAVELNRNGSIRRIDYRDVIVNAFLGNEVEGGPANLYLRRHGAHVDWTPLLGPRSPGLVRFGTQGLAISGDWSGIRFRVSLVLAASAPAWFWHVALEIAGDGSAMVDLVHAQDVALADYGAVRLNEYYVSQYVDHTPLAHPSRGAVLAVRQNLSVGGRHPWLCLGSLRRATGFCTDALQFHGLSTRAGGPPAALLAERLPATRRQHEHSMAVLQDDPLRLAAGERATLGFFAWLEPDHPHASSAADLGFVDRAQALPEAAPPGEYSGAASVRAATLFSDASLLTAEELDPGTLAAQFRTERRAVEEAHGQLLSWFTGDGGHVVLPAKERASLRPHGQILRTGERLVPDEASLTTTVWMGGVFHSMVTQGHVSINRFLSTTHSYLSLFCSHGQRVFIERYGRWHLLGGPSAFEMTGSGARWLYRHADLLLEVRSWAAVDRHELWLTARVLEGPPCRFLVSHHVALNGDDGSQAVPARWTRDGQAMVFACLPDSDLGRRFPDGTFRIDATRETVLERVGGDELLFADGRSRGQPFVVLVTAPSTTLGLRITGQLTAAPPAEAAVDRYAADAACAERFWRGMTGELVLEHPGCTDVTRLAAILPWFAHDAWIHHLAPRGLEQYSGGGWGTRDVCQGPVELLLSLGRMPPVRDLLLRVLRNQNEDGDWPQWFMFFERERGIRAGDSHGDIVFWPLLALARYLLAGGDAAVLDEQVAFFHPEGDAKAQHGSVLAHVQRALALIDRRVIPGTRLAAYGHGDWNDSLQPADPALAGELCSAWTVTLHYQTVSALAQALRQCGRDALATALEASLAGIREDFQRLLVADGVVAGLARFRSGGAVEHWLHPNDGETGVRYSVLPMIHAILANLFSSEQASHHVQLIRSHLIAADGARLFDRPLRYHGGLQRHFQRAETSTYFGREIGLMYMHAHLRWAEALAHLGDGEAAFHALRQANPVGLRDTVANARLRQANCYTSSSDADFADRAEAAASYDAVRTGAVDVEGGWRVYSSGAGIAVRLVRECLLGLRLQRSALCIDPVLPRALDGLVARVQLQGRAVTVRYRVGALGHGPKALACNGQPLAIEREPHPYRTGGALVPMDVLQGGDNVIEVEVG; encoded by the coding sequence ATGAGCGAGACAGGACCGCTGCGCCTGGCCAGCCCGAGTGGACTGGCGGTGGAGTTGAATCGGAACGGGTCGATCCGCCGCATCGATTACCGCGACGTGATCGTCAACGCCTTTCTCGGCAATGAAGTCGAGGGCGGTCCGGCCAATCTGTATCTGCGTCGCCACGGCGCGCACGTCGACTGGACGCCGTTGCTCGGCCCGCGCAGCCCCGGGCTGGTTCGGTTCGGCACACAGGGCCTCGCAATCTCTGGCGACTGGAGCGGCATCCGCTTTCGCGTGTCGCTGGTCCTGGCCGCGTCCGCACCGGCGTGGTTCTGGCACGTGGCGCTGGAGATCGCCGGCGATGGATCGGCCATGGTGGATCTCGTCCATGCGCAGGACGTCGCGCTCGCCGACTACGGCGCCGTGCGGCTGAACGAGTACTACGTGAGCCAGTACGTCGACCACACGCCGCTGGCGCATCCTTCGCGCGGGGCCGTGCTGGCGGTGCGGCAGAACCTGTCCGTAGGCGGACGCCATCCATGGCTGTGCCTCGGTTCCCTGCGGCGAGCGACAGGTTTTTGCACCGATGCGCTCCAGTTCCACGGGCTGTCCACGCGCGCCGGGGGGCCGCCCGCGGCGTTGCTGGCCGAGCGCCTGCCCGCAACGCGCCGGCAGCACGAGCATTCGATGGCCGTGCTGCAGGACGATCCGCTGCGGCTCGCCGCAGGAGAGCGCGCCACCCTCGGCTTCTTCGCATGGCTGGAGCCCGACCATCCTCATGCCAGCAGTGCCGCCGACCTCGGCTTCGTCGATCGCGCCCAGGCGCTGCCCGAGGCTGCCCCGCCAGGCGAGTACAGCGGCGCGGCGTCGGTGCGCGCCGCGACGCTGTTCAGCGATGCGTCGCTGCTCACCGCGGAAGAGCTCGATCCGGGCACGCTGGCGGCGCAGTTCCGCACCGAGCGCCGTGCCGTCGAGGAGGCGCACGGGCAGCTGCTGTCCTGGTTCACCGGTGACGGCGGGCACGTCGTGCTGCCGGCCAAGGAGCGCGCCAGCCTGCGCCCGCACGGGCAGATCCTGCGCACGGGCGAGCGCCTCGTGCCCGACGAAGCGTCGCTCACGACGACGGTGTGGATGGGCGGGGTCTTCCATTCGATGGTGACCCAGGGACACGTCAGCATCAACCGCTTCCTCTCGACCACGCACTCGTACCTCTCATTGTTCTGCTCGCACGGCCAGCGGGTGTTCATCGAGCGCTACGGCCGTTGGCATCTTCTCGGCGGGCCATCCGCCTTCGAGATGACCGGCAGCGGCGCACGCTGGCTCTACCGCCATGCGGATCTCCTGCTGGAAGTGCGCAGTTGGGCGGCAGTGGACCGGCACGAGCTGTGGCTTACGGCGCGAGTGCTCGAAGGACCGCCGTGCCGCTTCCTCGTGTCGCACCACGTGGCCCTGAACGGAGATGACGGTTCGCAGGCAGTCCCGGCCCGCTGGACCCGCGACGGACAGGCCATGGTCTTCGCCTGCCTGCCGGATTCCGACTTGGGCCGCCGCTTCCCGGACGGCACGTTCCGCATCGATGCCACGCGTGAGACTGTGCTGGAGCGCGTGGGCGGCGACGAGCTGCTGTTCGCGGACGGCCGGTCGCGCGGCCAGCCATTCGTGGTGCTCGTCACCGCGCCCAGCACGACGCTGGGCTTGCGTATCACCGGCCAGCTCACCGCCGCACCTCCCGCCGAGGCTGCAGTGGACCGGTATGCGGCAGACGCCGCCTGCGCGGAACGCTTCTGGCGCGGCATGACCGGCGAGCTCGTCCTGGAGCATCCCGGGTGCACGGACGTTACGCGCCTTGCGGCCATCCTGCCGTGGTTCGCGCATGACGCCTGGATCCACCATCTCGCCCCACGCGGCCTCGAACAGTATTCGGGCGGCGGCTGGGGCACGCGCGATGTGTGCCAGGGACCAGTGGAACTGCTGCTGTCGCTCGGGCGCATGCCGCCCGTGCGCGACCTGCTGTTGCGCGTCCTGCGCAACCAGAACGAGGACGGTGATTGGCCGCAGTGGTTCATGTTCTTCGAGCGTGAGCGCGGCATACGCGCCGGCGACTCGCACGGCGACATCGTGTTCTGGCCGCTGCTGGCGCTCGCTCGATACCTGCTCGCCGGAGGCGACGCGGCGGTGCTCGACGAGCAGGTGGCGTTTTTTCATCCCGAAGGCGACGCGAAGGCGCAGCACGGCAGCGTGCTCGCGCACGTCCAGCGCGCGCTGGCGCTGATCGACCGACGCGTGATCCCAGGCACGCGCCTGGCGGCGTACGGTCACGGTGACTGGAACGATTCGCTCCAGCCGGCCGACCCCGCGCTGGCCGGGGAACTGTGCAGCGCGTGGACCGTGACGCTGCACTATCAGACCGTGTCGGCACTGGCGCAGGCACTGCGCCAGTGCGGCCGCGATGCCCTGGCCACTGCGCTCGAGGCTTCGCTGGCGGGCATCCGCGAGGACTTTCAGCGGCTGCTCGTTGCTGACGGCGTCGTCGCCGGTCTCGCGCGCTTTCGGTCCGGCGGCGCGGTGGAGCACTGGCTGCACCCGAACGACGGCGAGACCGGCGTGCGGTACAGCGTGCTCCCGATGATCCATGCGATCCTCGCGAACCTGTTCTCCTCCGAGCAGGCCTCGCATCACGTGCAGCTGATCCGGAGTCACCTGATCGCGGCCGACGGCGCGCGCCTGTTCGATCGGCCCCTGCGTTATCACGGCGGCCTGCAGCGACACTTCCAGCGTGCCGAGACCAGCACCTACTTCGGGCGCGAGATCGGCCTGATGTACATGCACGCCCACCTGCGCTGGGCCGAGGCCCTGGCACACCTGGGCGATGGCGAGGCCGCGTTCCACGCGCTGCGGCAGGCGAATCCGGTCGGGCTGCGCGATACCGTTGCGAACGCGCGGCTGCGCCAGGCCAACTGCTACACGTCGAGCTCGGACGCCGACTTCGCGGATCGCGCCGAGGCCGCGGCTTCCTACGACGCGGTGCGCACCGGCGCCGTCGATGTCGAGGGCGGCTGGCGCGTCTACTCGAGCGGTGCAGGCATCGCCGTGCGACTTGTGCGTGAGTGCCTGCTTGGCCTGCGCCTGCAGCGGTCGGCACTGTGCATAGACCCGGTGCTACCGCGGGCGCTGGACGGACTCGTCGCGCGCGTGCAGCTGCAAGGGCGAGCCGTGACGGTGCGCTACCGCGTCGGCGCGTTGGGGCACGGGCCGAAGGCGCTGGCATGCAACGGCCAGCCACTGGCCATAGAGCGCGAGCCGCACCCGTACCGCACGGGCGGCGCCCTCGTGCCGATGGATGTGCTGCAGGGCGGTGACAACGTCATCGAAGTCGAGGTGGGCTGA
- a CDS encoding ABC transporter ATP-binding protein/permease has translation MDESDGFLLNRQSWLRWREMVSSFARSPEAGSRAKRLFVALLALLLAINGLNVLNSYVGRDFMTAIERRSMPVFLTMATIYVAVFAVSTVAAVVYRYTEEHLALLWRGWLTRRLVGEYLEEGTYYWLRESGIENPDQRIADDVRAFTATTISLMLVLLNTTFTTLAFSSVMWSISPLLFGVAVAYAALGSCLTVLFGRSLLWLNYRQADREAHLRADLVHLRQNAESVAMLRREGRIGALLRRRVDDLVSNAERIIGVNRNLGFFTTGYNYLIQIIPVLIVAPLFIRGEAAFGVITQSAMAFSHLIGAFSLVITQFQQISGYAVVLARLSALQDGAEQAAAPRPSGIEIREDGMQLAWQALSLRSRHDDATVLRSLTFTVPPGTHVLVMGPNEAARVALFRASASLWRAGEGRIVRPAPGAILFLPERTYLPPGTLREALLRTQQEHEADEAQIGAVLSAVGVEDAVSRAGGLEVQHDWDDVFSLADQERLSFARVLLATPRFAVLDRPSKLLGVDETARLIRLLATRSITVVTFESDEALSTCHDQCLTLEAGATWSAHSVHRETYTA, from the coding sequence ATGGACGAGAGCGATGGCTTTCTGCTCAACCGGCAATCCTGGTTGCGCTGGCGCGAGATGGTGAGTTCGTTCGCGCGCTCGCCGGAAGCCGGGAGTCGCGCGAAGCGCCTGTTTGTGGCATTGCTGGCGCTGCTGCTCGCGATCAACGGCCTGAATGTGCTGAACAGCTATGTCGGCCGCGACTTCATGACCGCGATCGAGCGGCGCAGCATGCCGGTCTTTCTCACGATGGCCACCATCTACGTGGCAGTCTTCGCGGTATCCACCGTCGCCGCGGTCGTCTACCGCTACACCGAGGAGCACCTTGCGCTGCTTTGGCGCGGGTGGCTCACGCGCAGACTCGTCGGCGAGTACCTGGAGGAAGGCACCTACTACTGGCTGCGCGAGAGCGGGATCGAGAACCCGGACCAGCGCATTGCCGACGACGTCCGCGCCTTCACGGCGACGACGATTTCGCTGATGCTGGTCTTGCTCAACACCACCTTCACGACCCTCGCGTTCTCCAGCGTGATGTGGTCGATCAGCCCCCTGCTGTTCGGTGTCGCGGTGGCCTACGCGGCGCTAGGCTCATGCCTGACTGTGCTGTTCGGTCGATCGCTGCTATGGCTGAATTACCGGCAGGCCGACCGCGAAGCCCATCTGCGGGCTGATCTCGTTCACTTGCGCCAGAACGCGGAATCGGTCGCGATGCTGCGGCGCGAAGGCCGCATCGGCGCCCTCCTGCGGCGCCGGGTCGACGACCTGGTCTCGAACGCCGAGCGCATCATCGGCGTCAACCGAAACCTGGGCTTCTTCACCACCGGCTACAACTACCTGATCCAGATCATCCCGGTGCTGATCGTGGCGCCGCTGTTCATACGGGGCGAGGCGGCGTTCGGCGTGATCACCCAGTCAGCCATGGCGTTCTCGCACCTGATCGGCGCATTCTCCCTGGTCATCACGCAGTTCCAGCAGATTTCGGGCTATGCGGTCGTGCTTGCACGGCTGTCGGCCCTGCAGGACGGAGCCGAGCAAGCGGCGGCGCCACGCCCAAGCGGCATCGAGATCCGGGAAGATGGCATGCAGCTCGCGTGGCAGGCGCTGTCGCTGCGCTCGCGACACGACGACGCCACAGTACTGCGCTCGCTCACATTCACCGTCCCCCCCGGTACACATGTGCTGGTGATGGGTCCGAACGAAGCGGCTCGCGTCGCGCTGTTCCGTGCGAGCGCGTCACTGTGGAGGGCGGGGGAGGGGCGCATCGTGCGGCCTGCGCCCGGCGCCATCCTGTTCCTGCCCGAGCGGACCTACCTGCCGCCGGGGACCTTGCGCGAAGCGCTGCTGCGCACCCAGCAAGAGCACGAGGCCGACGAAGCCCAGATCGGCGCGGTGCTGAGCGCCGTAGGGGTGGAAGACGCGGTCTCGCGCGCCGGTGGCCTCGAGGTCCAGCACGATTGGGACGACGTGTTCTCACTGGCGGACCAGGAGCGCCTGTCGTTTGCCCGCGTTCTGCTCGCCACCCCGCGCTTTGCCGTTCTCGACAGGCCCAGCAAGCTGCTCGGCGTCGATGAGACGGCGCGCTTGATCCGCCTGCTCGCCACGCGCTCCATCACCGTGGTCACGTTCGAGTCCGATGAAGCGCTCAGCACGTGCCATGACCAGTGCCTCACGCTCGAGGCAGGCGCGACGTGGAGCGCCCACTCCGTCCACCGCGAGACCTACACAGCATGA
- a CDS encoding DEAD/DEAH box helicase: protein MTGTFASLGLCAELSHACKAAGYAAPTPIQVESIPSLLGGQDLLGLAPTGSGKTAAFALPLLQRLVAGRQHAPRRVRVLVLVPTRELAAQVGEVFRRLGTFFTRPPKVAVLHGGVSVNPQMMGLRGGADIVVATPGRLLDLLDRNALRLDAVEALVLDEADRLLDLGFAAERERVLAALPARRQSVLFSATFPPDVQELADSLLHDAVRVEATSPPSAEPAIIQRVISVDARRRTELLRHLVQQGGWQRVLVFVATRYATEHVARKLYDRGIYAAPLHGDLSQSRRTEVLDNFKDGGFDVLVTTDLAARGIDIPGLEVVVNYDLPRSPNDYVHRIGRTGRAGASGVAVSLVSAGTEAHFRLIEKRQHLTLQREQVAGFEPVEVVADSKATAEAGVGGVKGKRPSKKDKLRAAAAAGAVKLDRGDS, encoded by the coding sequence ATGACCGGAACCTTTGCGTCGCTGGGGCTCTGCGCCGAGCTCTCGCACGCGTGCAAGGCGGCGGGCTACGCCGCTCCCACCCCGATCCAGGTGGAGTCCATCCCGTCCCTGCTGGGCGGGCAGGACCTGCTCGGCCTGGCCCCGACCGGCTCCGGCAAGACCGCGGCATTCGCGCTGCCGCTGCTGCAGCGGCTGGTCGCCGGCCGGCAGCACGCGCCCAGGCGTGTGCGCGTGCTCGTGCTGGTGCCGACGCGCGAACTGGCGGCGCAGGTCGGGGAGGTGTTCCGCCGCCTCGGCACGTTCTTCACCCGCCCGCCGAAGGTCGCAGTGCTCCATGGCGGGGTGTCCGTGAACCCGCAGATGATGGGCCTGCGGGGCGGCGCCGACATCGTGGTGGCCACGCCGGGCCGCTTACTGGACCTGCTGGATCGCAATGCGCTGCGCCTGGACGCCGTCGAGGCCCTGGTGCTCGACGAAGCCGACCGCCTGCTGGACCTCGGCTTTGCCGCCGAGCGCGAGCGTGTGCTTGCTGCCTTGCCTGCCAGGCGGCAAAGCGTGCTGTTCTCTGCCACCTTCCCGCCGGATGTGCAGGAGTTGGCCGACAGCCTCCTGCACGACGCAGTGCGAGTCGAGGCAACATCCCCACCCAGCGCCGAGCCGGCGATCATCCAGCGGGTGATCTCGGTCGATGCGCGGCGCCGTACCGAGTTGTTGCGCCACCTGGTGCAGCAGGGCGGGTGGCAGCGCGTGCTGGTGTTCGTCGCGACCCGCTACGCCACCGAACACGTGGCGCGCAAGCTGTACGACCGCGGCATCTACGCCGCACCGCTGCACGGTGACTTGAGCCAGTCGCGGCGCACCGAGGTGCTGGACAATTTCAAGGACGGTGGCTTTGACGTGCTGGTGACCACCGACCTCGCCGCCCGCGGCATCGACATCCCCGGGCTGGAGGTGGTGGTCAACTACGACCTGCCGCGCTCACCCAACGACTATGTGCACCGCATCGGCCGCACGGGACGGGCGGGCGCGAGCGGGGTCGCCGTGAGCCTGGTGAGCGCAGGCACGGAAGCGCACTTTCGGCTGATCGAAAAGCGGCAGCACCTGACGCTGCAACGCGAGCAGGTGGCGGGCTTCGAACCCGTCGAGGTGGTAGCGGATAGCAAGGCCACAGCCGAAGCAGGCGTCGGTGGGGTCAAGGGAAAGAGACCCAGCAAGAAAGACAAGTTGCGCGCGGCGGCCGCCGCCGGGGCGGTGAAACTGGATCGCGGCGACTCGTGA
- a CDS encoding GNAT family N-acetyltransferase, producing MSDPIEITIRSVDRFEEPAFTRMLDAILHDPDRQIVRERLFGTTASAPTKSGAHQVRVGAFEGDVLVGWSHGWLLPGEVLHVGNSGVLPEHRHRGVYKRLMAGIEEEARALGCSRVESHHRAANNAVLIAKLKAGYTIIGSEFSAEMGLLLKMCKYLDPRREAVFVARLGTVEGVLRRFGTSSA from the coding sequence ATGAGCGATCCCATAGAAATCACAATCCGCAGCGTCGACCGCTTCGAGGAACCTGCGTTCACCAGGATGCTTGACGCGATCCTGCACGATCCTGATCGCCAAATCGTTCGCGAGCGCCTGTTTGGCACGACTGCGTCAGCCCCGACCAAATCCGGAGCTCACCAGGTGCGAGTCGGCGCATTCGAGGGCGACGTGCTGGTCGGTTGGAGTCACGGCTGGTTGTTGCCCGGGGAAGTCCTGCACGTCGGGAACTCGGGCGTCCTGCCCGAGCATCGCCATCGGGGCGTGTACAAGCGACTGATGGCGGGCATCGAGGAAGAGGCGCGAGCACTTGGCTGCTCGCGCGTCGAGTCGCATCACCGTGCAGCCAACAACGCAGTCCTCATCGCCAAGCTCAAGGCGGGGTACACGATCATCGGATCGGAATTCTCGGCTGAGATGGGTCTCCTCCTGAAGATGTGCAAGTATCTTGACCCTCGCCGGGAGGCCGTGTTTGTCGCTCGTCTGGGAACCGTTGAAGGTGTGCTTCGGCGTTTCGGGACGTCATCCGCCTAG